Genomic window (Streptomyces sp. LX-29):
GCGACCCGTACCGTCTGCGCGTAGTTCTCCTCGACCACCAGCAGGTCGATGCGGCCCTCCTTCACCGTCTGCCACACCTCGTTCAGCCCCGCGGCGAACGCCTTGCGGCCCTGGGCCTGCTCGAGCCGGCCGATGGCCCGTTCGGTGTCGCGCTTGGCATGCTCGGCCAGGGCCGGGGCCACGGCCTCGGCCAGCACCGGGGCCGGGCCGTTGGTCAGACCGCCCTTGACGATCTTCGCCACGGCGGCCTTGGCGGCGCCGCCGGTCTCCTCCAGCAGGCTGAGCGCGGGCGCCACACCCATCAGGTAGAGCGGGCGCGGGTCGGTCGCCAGCAGCGTCTCGACGGCGGAGTTGACCTGCCGCATGTAGTGACGGGTGCGCTCGTCGTCGTAGGCGCTCGGCGCGTCGCCGATGCGCTCCTCGCGCTCGGGATCGACGTTGTCCCGCGGCTCCGGCTCGGCCGGGAAGTCGGCGGTGCGCTCCTCGCGCAGGGTGTTCTCGCTGCCGCTCCAGAGCGTCGTCCGGTCCACGGCGACGGCCAGCACCCAGTACGGCCGCACGCGCTCCCGCGCCGAGACCAGGTTCCGGGTCAGATAGGTGTCGCTGAAGACGAC
Coding sequences:
- a CDS encoding chemotaxis protein, with the protein product MRTTDLTSSTLAALRTRRPYPAVTVTLPTHRRETDNAQDSTRLRRLVAEAKHRLEDDPEVPRDARFDISGRLDKAVAEVDLRHCLDGLVIFAAAGEHQVWSLPWSVPERVVFSDTYLTRNLVSARERVRPYWVLAVAVDRTTLWSGSENTLREERTADFPAEPEPRDNVDPEREERIGDAPSAYDDERTRHYMRQVNSAVETLLATDPRPLYLMGVAPALSLLEETGGAAKAAVAKIVKGGLTNGPAPVLAEAVAPALAEHAKRDTERAIGRLEQAQGRKAFAAGLNEVWQTVKEGRIDLLVVEENYAQTVRVAEEHLLPVAEGETTGGGVQSVREDIVDEIVEAALDTGSEVAFVPDDTLAAHEHIVAALRF